The genomic stretch GGGCGAGGACCCGACCGGGTCGCGGGTGGACGTCACCATCCAGGCGGCCAGCATCGACACACGCGACGCCAGGCGTGACGAGCACCTCCGGACCTCGGACTTCCTGGACGTGGAGAACCACCCGACGCTGGAGTTCCACTCGACGTCCGTCAGCCGCCGAGGCGAGGACTGGCGGGTGGAGGGCGACCTCACAATCCGCGGGGTGACCCGACCGGTGACCCTGGACCTCGAGTTCGAGGGGGCGATGCAGGACCCGTGGGGCCTCACCCGGATCGGGTGCTCGGCGACCACCGAGGTCGATCGGGAAGACTTCGGGCTGACCTGGAACCAGGCCCTGGAGAGCGGCGGCTTCCTGGTCGGCAAGCAGGTCCGGATCGAGCTCTCGGTGGAGGCCACCCGCAAGGACGCCTAGGGCCCCTCGCCGTCGAGCAGCCGCAGGCCGAGGACGGCGATCTCGGCCAGGGTGTCGCGGGCGTCGCCTCCCCAC from Acidimicrobiales bacterium encodes the following:
- a CDS encoding YceI family protein, with the translated sequence MPQPAPLRTFQDVTVPEAGTYEIDPSHSVVEFVVRHLGLAKVRGRFNEFTGVIEVGEDPTGSRVDVTIQAASIDTRDARRDEHLRTSDFLDVENHPTLEFHSTSVSRRGEDWRVEGDLTIRGVTRPVTLDLEFEGAMQDPWGLTRIGCSATTEVDREDFGLTWNQALESGGFLVGKQVRIELSVEATRKDA